The following proteins are co-located in the Mycolicibacterium goodii genome:
- a CDS encoding substrate-binding domain-containing protein: MSFAKALSGIALGAAMALSFTGCSVPGDNAAQTTPVGDGALKIGFSQATQQSPFYVALTDAAKAQAQAQGDEFFYADANGDITKQNNDVQDLITRGVNVLVINPVDPKGITPSLAAAEAAGIKVVTVDRPVESGAAAFVGRDNKAMGELVGKAAVDTLGPAGGKIIEIQGDAGGAVARDRRDGFQAAVSAQPNITIVEGPYCDYTRSKAVTAMQDLLQAHPDLKGVYAQNDDMALGAMQVLTENHRTDVKVFGVDGLMEAVRAIADGDQYIATALNDPNREGQLAIQTAAKVARGESVPEFVDAGTGLVDKSNAAALVGQSTFAAE, from the coding sequence GTGAGCTTCGCAAAAGCCCTGTCAGGAATCGCGCTCGGGGCTGCAATGGCACTGTCGTTCACCGGTTGCTCGGTGCCAGGTGACAATGCGGCCCAGACCACGCCCGTCGGGGACGGCGCCCTGAAGATCGGCTTCAGCCAGGCGACCCAGCAGAGCCCCTTCTATGTCGCGCTCACCGACGCGGCCAAGGCGCAGGCTCAGGCGCAAGGTGACGAGTTCTTCTACGCCGACGCCAACGGCGACATCACCAAGCAGAACAACGACGTCCAGGATCTGATCACGCGCGGCGTCAACGTGCTGGTGATCAACCCGGTCGACCCGAAGGGCATCACGCCGTCGCTCGCCGCGGCCGAGGCCGCGGGCATCAAGGTGGTCACCGTCGACCGCCCCGTCGAATCCGGCGCGGCGGCGTTCGTCGGCCGCGACAACAAGGCCATGGGCGAGCTGGTCGGCAAGGCCGCCGTCGACACGCTCGGACCGGCCGGCGGCAAGATCATCGAAATCCAGGGCGACGCGGGTGGTGCGGTCGCCCGCGACCGTCGCGACGGCTTCCAGGCGGCGGTCTCGGCCCAACCCAACATCACCATCGTCGAGGGTCCGTACTGCGACTACACCAGGTCCAAGGCGGTCACCGCGATGCAGGACCTGCTGCAGGCCCATCCGGACCTCAAGGGTGTCTACGCCCAGAACGACGACATGGCGCTCGGCGCCATGCAGGTGCTGACCGAGAACCACCGCACCGATGTCAAGGTCTTCGGGGTGGACGGGCTGATGGAGGCGGTACGGGCCATCGCCGACGGTGACCAGTACATCGCCACCGCCCTCAACGACCCCAACAGGGAAGGCCAGCTCGCCATCCAGACCGCGGCCAAGGTGGCCCGCGGCGAGTCGGTGCCCGAATTCGTCGATGCCGGAACGGGTCTGGTCGACAAGTCCAACGCAGCCGCACTGGTGGGTCAGTCGACATTCGCCGCCGAATGA